The Miscanthus floridulus cultivar M001 unplaced genomic scaffold, ASM1932011v1 fs_647_6_7, whole genome shotgun sequence genome includes the window TTCATGTTGTTTGGAAAGAATATAATTAATCATAGCCTGAAATTCGCTTTCACAGATAGTCAAATCAGGACCTGAGTGGTGCTACTAGAGCCATCTAACCAACTCAATTAGAGACCCGTTCGCTCTACGTTCATGTTGTTGGGAGAGAAACAAAAGGCTCTTATGAACAGTGCTGCTATAATTATTGGTGCAGAGAAGCCGGAGCCACGGGAAGTTGTGTAAAACATGTCTTTGGCCCCGTTCGGTTTACCCAGaaacttgttcggcttgttttttcagtcggaacagtgtttttctctcacaacgattcagtcggaacagtgtttttcagccagtttcagccaagattcagcaagccgaacagggccgGGCTCTAGAATGGTGTTTTGATATTTGTGTATTTCTATAAGCATGGTTTAAAGTGAAGTGGTTTTTGATGCCAGTGCATTTTTAGCTTGGTTAGAGGAAATTTGTTTGACTTAGTACAAAAATttaagtgacttataatttgcaaTGAACACAGCaacagattaaaaaaaatcacaaaatgGACGCTTTACATGACCAACCTAACCACGTTCCTCTCCGGCAGCATGCACGGCAGGCAGTCAACGCCGGTATGGGTAAGACGGCAGTAGCTGGGACGCAAGTAACACCTGCATTtccaccacctcctcctaccTTGGCAGGTGCACGGCCTGTTTCACTTGTTCCCAAGCTTTCACCATTTGGATCCAACCATCAGGTATAAAATCGCTTATAAAGCTCCATCATTTGGTCAGTGCTCCGCTCCACCACTGCGATTTGCACCAAACATGCCTCGCGCCTTCAACGCAATCGCCATCGCGACGGCGTTCcacctcctcgccgtgctccacgGCGCCTCCGCAGCGCGGCCGATGGGGTGGCAGGCCGCGGCATCGTCCGGGACGGCGACGTCGGCGCTAGCGCTGGCGCCGGCTGGGCACCAAAATCATcagcggcgcgcggcggcggcggcggccgccaggGCCGGGAAGTGGCTGCCGTTCGCGGGCGTGCACCACCacctgccggcggcggcggcgtactGGGCACACAGGCCGGTGCCGTGGGTCGGGGCCGGCGGCCTGGCGGGCGGCGCAGGCGCCGTGGAGGGCAGCGAGGGGGAGGAGGTCgtgcgggagcgggagcgggagcggcgcCAGCAGCGGCCGTCGTACGAGGGTGACGGGTCGACGACGACCACCAGGCAGGAGCAGCTCGCAATGTGGGCGTCGCTGCTCAACCCCAAGGGGAAAGGGAGGGAGGCCACGGGATGGATGCCGGCGCCGGGAGCTGGCGAGGTGGTCGATGAGGAGCCGGCCAAGGCGGCGGACGCGGTTGAAGGGGCGGAGGTGGACGACACTGCGGCCGACGGCGCGCGGGTCGGCCAGACCTATTGGGGAAACAATGGCAACTGATGTAGAAAAAGACACTGGTGGGCGATGCAGAATTAAACAGATTTTCAgttataagaaaaaaaatatatatacagtATATGTTTTGCAACACTAACTTTACAAAAATGTTACATATAGCAAATGCAGAATTCTTACCCCATTCTAGAGTCTCTATACTTGAATAGATAGTTTGTGATACTGTAAAGCctttggatgcacatgtatttATCTCAATTAACGTAGTCATTCCATTTCACTCCAACACATATGAATTAAGGTGAATACATATatatccaaacaagacctaaaaGATAAATACTTCCATTCGATTGTAGCCATGATTACGGCCAACAGGCATGGTTATAAAAGCACTAGTATAATATCTGAATTTATCTCAAAAAAAAGGAGAGGATACTACTATacaaaaataaaatattacaTTTTGGTGAGCACGTTATTTGCTCAGGGCTCCTTTGAAATGCAGGATTGAGAAAAGGTAGGAACATGATAGATGTAGGAATAGAATAGGATTGTAGGTGAGAAACGGAGGATTAAAAACCATAGTAAACTTTTGAGTGGTAGTTGTTTGGATGGACACATGAAGTTCGTAGGAAAGAAAAACTTAGGAAACTTAAATCACCTACTCCTATCATATTAGCCACCTATATATTTGTTTGGTAATGTCATCGTTAGAAAGAAATGCAAAAGTAGTTAGAAAGAAGCCACTTACAAGTGGGCCACTAGAGAATCACTGTACTTCATGACCATAGCCTGAGCTAGCTGTGCGATGCCACTATACAAGCTCGATCTTATCCGCTTCCCCGTCATTTTCATCCTCTCGTTTCACTGAAGCCCTGTCTCTCAGCGTCCATGGCTAGCAGCAGGCACGACGTGCACGTGACCGCGCGAGGCAGCAACCTCGTGGGAACCCTTAGTTAtaatatagtgtttttctctcactacAAAACAGCGTCAGCCAGCTTATAAGCTACAGAAACGATCGAGCGAACCCGCTGGCGCCGCAAGCTGACGGACGCGGCATGAAGCGCTTGAGCTACCGTGCGGCAAGCAGCTCGAGCGGCAAGCACGGTGCGGCATCCCTGGCCCCGGGTGACGAGGCGCTCAAGCTCTGGCACGGCTAGCGGGCGGGCGGCGACGACCTCGACCTTGCACTGGTTGCCACTgggtgggcgggcgggcgggcgggcgacgATGATGAGTTACAGCGGCGGCAGGCGGCTGGACCAACGCGACAAGCTCTGTTTGCAGTTTCTTTTGGCTTCGTCTATGGCATGCTTGAGGAACTGCGATGAGCTCACTCGAGCGACGTGCTTGATCCAGCGAGAAAGAATGGAGAAAAAGAGGTCAGCGTGGATGTTAGTTTTCCTCCATTTTTCGTCTCGAATGGCTGTGACAGAACCACCTAAATTATATAGCCCATATACATACGTCATTGTTCTAAAGACCTCTGACTGCTGCACATGAGAGTCAGATAACTCCAATAGTTTGTCGGATGTCCTCCGGGAACCCAAAATTATCCATATTTTCCAACTCGTTACCACAACATTATAACATTTGgtacaaaaataacttacatTGGAGTGCGGAAGACTTACTGTATTAGATTACAAAACATATTGATGTAAAAACTTAAGTTTCGAAAGGTGAGTAGCACTACAGAAGCACCTAAGATAGAAGAGACGaccagatcatgtcgagcccaaTAACATAACCTTGATTATCAATATAAGTCAGAACCTGCAACAgaggttaacaaaccctaagtacttgagggtactcaataagtcttaccc containing:
- the LOC136532526 gene encoding uncharacterized protein, whose amino-acid sequence is MPRAFNAIAIATAFHLLAVLHGASAARPMGWQAAASSGTATSALALAPAGHQNHQRRAAAAAAARAGKWLPFAGVHHHLPAAAAYWAHRPVPWVGAGGLAGGAGAVEGSEGEEVVRERERERRQQRPSYEGDGSTTTTRQEQLAMWASLLNPKGKGREATGWMPAPGAGEVVDEEPAKAADAVEGAEVDDTAADGARVGQTYWGNNGN